In a genomic window of Scheffersomyces stipitis CBS 6054 chromosome 4, complete sequence:
- a CDS encoding predicted protein (go_function catalytic activity; nutrient reservoir activity), whose amino-acid sequence MFRSLAQVYVLPVVSFVINHTPSFIWVILDFFMDICFFWVKRLYSFYNSKDPLKEYLKHLKNVKSYNEWKQTVAEIDKLTNMDLWRQNFISKHYDYLLINDRIKLLQQARLSEDSSLIMSLLRSGLIRNFGGISQKRLYIKSYMGTKFKIEEYIAEVLNCLNYLNESINSERDNEEYIMNSKQLKLDFFHDVRQSFGSTALLLQGGSLFGLCHLGVVKALYFKGLLPRIIGGSAVGAAVASLVCTLTDQELIPILISIADVMKSMDRLNHDVDERYGNVIENVVKKGYSEDILIFLKFVKDTIGDLTFEEAYLKTEKVLNIVVHPTHQLVPSLLNYITAPNVIIWTAIYASIGTGVLSDNVQIYVKDFNNNIVPRSPDLNITFLKPQDVTYSQQYFNFKKRDDNGGSFMFDNGQLKENSPYTRLTELFNVNHFVISLARPYLAPLISNDLKHYHVYGKVRYNDTGHCKTKLLDIPATNTDVELSKTYVDDVEKYTKDTTFTLFKHVKDIVGMEIQHRLVVMNKLGLLNDVMKRFFIDEKPTSLQSLASIREVTIVPELMYLVKDFGRVFDVHKTMENIPYWVLVGERSVWPLFPLLWTRCSIEFALDDLYNIHRKKG is encoded by the coding sequence ATGTTCAGAAGTCTAGCGCAAGTATACGTTCTCCCTGTGGTATCGTTTGTCATCAACCACACTCCGAGCTTCATCTGGGTAAtacttgacttcttcatgGATATATGTTTTTTCTGGGTCAAACGGCTCTACTCGTTCTACAACCTGAAAGATCCGCTCAAAGAGTACCTCAAGcacttgaagaatgtcAAAAGTTACAATGAATGGAAGCAGACGGTGGCTGAGATCGACAAGCTCACCAACATGGATTTGTGGAGACAGAACTTCATTCTGAAGCACTACGACTATTTGCTTATAAACGACAGAATCAAACTCTTGCAACAGGCGAGACTTAGCGAGGATTCTCTGTTGATAATGTCTCTTTTGCGTTCGGGTCTAATTCGTAATTTTGGTGGCATTTCCCAGAAGCGACTCTATATCAAGTCGTATATGGGTaccaaattcaagattgaGGAGTATATTGCTGAAGTGCTCAATTGCTTGAACTATCTCAACGAGTCCATCAATAGTGAGAGAGACAACGAAGAGTATATCATGAATAGCAAGCAGTTGAAGCTAGACTTCTTCCATGATGTGAGACAGTCATTTGGGTCTACTGCGTTGTTGCTACAGGGTGGTTCTCTCTTTGGGTTATGTCACTTAGGAGTGGTTAAAGCATTGTATTTCAAGGGTTTGTTGCCCCGTATAATTGGTGGCAGCGCTGTGGGAGCTGCTGTGGCTTCGTTGGTCTGTACACTCACAGATCAGGAGTTGATTCCGATCTTGATTTCGATCGCTGATGTCATGAAGAGCATGGATCGTTTGAATCACGATGTAGATGAAAGATACGGTAATGTCATAGAAAATGTAGTAAAAAAGGGCTATTCTGAGGATATCTTGATTTTCCTTAAGTTTGTCAAAGACACCATCGGCGACTTGACGTTTGAAGAAGCGTATCTCAAAACGGAGAAGGTTCTCAACATCGTAGTGCACCCTACTCACCAATTGGTGCCTTCGCTTCTCAACTATATAACTGCTCCCAACGTCATTATCTGGACAGCCATTTATGCCAGTATAGGAACAGGTGTCCTTTCTGACAATGTCCAAATCTATGTgaaagacttcaacaacaatattgTGCCCAGATCGCCAGATCTCAATATCACCTTCTTGAAGCCCCAAGATGTGACATATTCACAGCagtacttcaacttcaagaagaggGATGATAATGGAGGCAGTTTCATGTTTGACAATGGTCAGCTTAAAGAAAATTCTCCCTATACCAGGTTGACAGAGCTTTTCAACGTCAATCATTTCGTTATCAGTTTAGCCCGCCCCTACTTGGCACCTCTCATCAGTAACGATCTCAAACATTACCATGTATATGGCAAAGTCAGATACAACGATACGGGACATTGCAAGACAAAGCTTTTGGACATTCCTGCAACGAATACAGATGTAGAATTGAGCAAGACATATGTTGACGATGTGGAAAAATACACCAAAGATACGACATTCACTTTATTCAAGCATGTCAAAGACATTGTTGGCATGGAAATCCAGCACCGTTTAGTGGTGATGAACAAATTAGGGTTGCTAAATGATGTCATGAAGAGATTCTTCATAGATGAGAAGCCTACGTCGCTACAATCTTTAGCCAGCATCCGTGAGGTAACGATTGTTCCTGAGTTGATGTATCTCGTTAAGGACTTTGGCAGAGTGTTTGATGTTCACAAGACAATGGAGAACATACCCTACTGGGTGTTGGTAGGGGAAAGATCTGTCTGGCCGTTGTTTCCACTCTTGTGGACTAGATGTTCTATTGAGTTTGCATTGGATGATCTATACAACATACATAGAAAGAAAGGTTAG